In the Planktothrix serta PCC 8927 genome, one interval contains:
- a CDS encoding response regulator transcription factor, translated as MRILLVEDDERITKALAEALMDHHYVVDVVHDGQMGWEFVEAAAYDVIILDVMLPRLNGIQFCQRLRQRGNTTPVLMLTAKDTSADKVLGLDVGADDYVIKPFDLQELLARVRALLRRGNLALPPVLEWGSLQLDPNKCEVTYAGKLLSVTPKEYELLELFLRNPGRVLSREMILEHLWSFEDIPGDDTVKTHIKRLRQKLKTVGASSTLIETIYGLGYRLNTQCN; from the coding sequence ATGAGGATTTTATTAGTAGAAGATGATGAACGGATTACCAAAGCCTTAGCAGAAGCACTCATGGATCATCATTATGTAGTAGATGTTGTTCATGATGGTCAGATGGGGTGGGAGTTTGTGGAAGCGGCCGCCTACGATGTGATTATATTAGATGTGATGTTACCTCGACTCAATGGCATTCAGTTTTGTCAACGATTAAGACAACGGGGTAATACTACACCTGTATTGATGTTAACGGCAAAAGATACCAGTGCAGATAAAGTTTTAGGGTTAGATGTGGGGGCTGATGATTATGTAATTAAACCTTTTGATTTACAGGAATTATTAGCCAGAGTTCGGGCTTTATTGAGACGAGGAAACTTAGCTTTACCTCCGGTGTTAGAATGGGGAAGTCTTCAGCTTGATCCGAACAAGTGTGAAGTTACTTATGCCGGAAAACTTCTGTCTGTAACGCCTAAAGAGTATGAGTTATTAGAGTTGTTTTTACGGAACCCCGGACGGGTGCTTTCACGCGAAATGATTTTAGAACACCTCTGGTCTTTTGAAGATATTCCGGGTGATGATACGGTCAAAACCCATATTAAAAGATTGAGACAAAAACTTAAAACAGTGGGTGCATCCTCTACATTAATTGAAACTATTTATGGCTTGGGATATCGGCTCAACACGCAATGCAATTAA